TAGTCCGTGCCCTTCACGAGTTCTGCACCGTCCTGGCCGGCCTTCGCGATCCCGTCCAGCTCGCCCGGGTCACGTCCGAGCTGCACGCTGACATCGGCCGGCGCGTTCTTGTCGAACGCCGCGGTGTCCGGGTTCAGCAGGCTCTCCTGCCGGATGTTCAGCTTGTCGAGCAGCATGAACTGACCGGACTTCTTCACGGCCCGGATGGTGTGACTGCCGTTCGGCAGATCCGAGACGCTGTAGACGACCTGCTGCGGTTTGTTGTGCCCCTGCGCCGGATCCAGGTACGTGCTGACGGTCTGCTTGAACTCGCCGTCGATGTAGATGTCGACGTCACCCTGACCCGGGTCGGTCTCGGTCACGTAGTCGACGCCGGTGCCGACGAAGCTGTACGAGAACGCGTCGCCGTTCCCCTCCGTCCATTGCACGTCGTCCTGATAGTCGCCGAGACCACGACCGGAGCTGTAGTTCCAGTTGCCGGAGTAGACGATCTCGGGGCTGTTGTTGTTGATCTCCACGGTCCGCGTCGGGAGGTCGGCCGCCGCGGTTTTCGCGGACGAGTCCGTCACGCCGACGGTCAACGCCTGCGAAACAGCCGGTACTTCGTAGTTGGTGTTGCGCTGCCACGCGCCGTCGTACGAGACCCGCAGGTCGTCGTCGTTCACACTGATCGCCGAGTTCTTCTGCGGCGTGACCTTCAGCAACCGGACGCCGTGGATCGGGACGTCCTTCGCGGTGAAGCTCGACGCGAACGTGCCGACATCCTTGCGGGCCCACAGGTCGCGCACCTTGCCCGCGCCGCTCAGGCCGAGGTCGGCGAAGTTCACCGTCATGTCGGCGTCGGTCTGGCCGAGGTTGAACAGGGCAACGGTGTAGGAGCTGTCCGGGTTCAGCGCGAACCACGTCTGCCGGTTCGTCTTCATGGACAGCGGGTGCGCCGGACGGCCGGCCTGGTTGACCGCGATCACCTCGCGGTTGGTCAGCAGTTCGAGACCGTACGAGTCCAGCCTGGTCATGTCGTTGCCGACGTACATCGGCGCCGCGGACACTGCCCAGAGCGTGGCCGCCGTACGACGTTCGTCCTTCGTCATACCGTCCATCTGGCCGTTGCCGACGTCGAGCGAGTCGAGGTCGTTCCACCCGCCCGGTCCTGCGTGCCGCCACCATTCGGCGAGCTTCGGGAACAACCGGCTGATGTTCGGCCACGCGGTCAGCGCGGTACCCGTGCAGTAGCACTCGACGTCCCAGTCGATCCGCCACCCGTTCGCGTACTGCTTCCAGTAGTCGGCGTAGTTGATGTCGAGCGCCCAGGACAGCTCGAACCAGATGTTGTTCCGCTTCAGGGCCTGCGACCAGGCCTTCACGTCGTCGCGCGCGTCCACAGACAGGTCACTGATCCCCGAGCCCGGCGTGACGCTGTCGAACTTGAGGAAGTCCAGGCCCCACGAGCCGAACAGGTCCGCGATCGAGTCGATGTACTTCTGCGCGCACGGCTTCGAGAAGTCGATGCGGTAGCCGATGCCCCAGTAGTCGCCCTTCTGCAACGGCAGCACCGGCAGGTCGCCGGTCGTGCATCCCGGGGCGCCGTAGATCGGCAGCTTCGCGTCGATGACGGCCTTGCTGACCCCCGGGATCGCGTAGAGCCCGACCTTCTGGCCGTTGGCGTGGATGTGGTCGATGACTGCCTGCAGGCCGTTCGGGTAGAGCTTCTTGCTCGGCGTCGGCCGGCCGTACTCGTCGATACCGTCGTTCCAGCCGGCGTCGATGTTGATGTACTCGTACCCGTACGGCTGCAGCTTCGCGTGCATCGCGTCGGACTGGGCGATCAGCTGATCCGCCGTGATCCAGCTGCCGCCGTTCGGGTTGTAGACCTGCATGCTGTAGCTGCTCCAGCCCATGTAGGGCAGGGCAGCCTTGTCCCCCGCGGGACCTGGCAGCTCGGTCGCGGTAGTCACGCTGGTGGTAGGGGGCGCTGGTGCTGCTGTCGACGTACTCAAACCTGCCGGCAGCAGCCCGGCGACTACGAGCCCCGCAAGCGCGGCCCGCAACACCCTGCTCCGAACGGATCTGGTCATGGCGGTGACCTCTTCCCAGAGAACTCAGGAGAAAACCGAATCGGATAGGATATTGGGTCTATTACTTAACCTTGTCAAGATTCTGTGCGAAAGTGGCACAGTGATGACGCGCCGCGAAGTCCGTCGACAGCTGCGGCGCCGGTGGCGCCAGGGACAGCACTCGGCCGGTGTGTCCTGAGGCCGGCCAGTACGTCGACGGTGTCGAGGGGTTGCCGGTCTTCGCGAAGTTCACCCAGGCCGCGCGCATGGAGTCGGCCAGTACGGTCTGTTCGGCGTTCAGCGGGACCGGGAAGGGAGCGTTCGGGAGGTCGAACAGGTACCACATCTCCGAGCCGTGCGTGGCCACCGAGAGCAGACCGGGCGGAGCGAAGAGGAACGGTGCGGTGTCGTCGTTGAACTCGTAGCCGTACGTCGGAACTCGCCGTGCGGTCCACTTGTTCACCTGGGCCGCGCCGCACGCGAACGTTGCGTCGCCGACCAGTGTGCCGAACGCCTTGTCCGGGGTGGCGTACGCCGACAGCGGGTACTCCTTGGCGATCGCTGCGGCCTGGGTGGGCGACACCCGGAGCGCGGTGGCGATGTTGCTCTCGTAGTTCGCTGCGGTGACGGGGCTGGTGTAGGGAACGTTGTAGCCGCGGCTGACAACGCGGCCACCGAGCGTGAAGAGCGCTTCTTCGTCGTGGTTGCTGCCGTTGAGGATCGTCACGTGGTTGAAGCGGCCGGCGGCGAGCGCCGTACCGATCGACTCCTTGAGTACCGCTCCGTCGACCACGCCTGGGATGAGGGCGGTTGCCGTCGAGATGTTGTCGACGAGCCTCTGCACCGGGACCTTCCGCAGGCAGTCCGCTGACTGGTCGGGGCAGCCGACCTTGGCGGCGAAATCCTTGCCGAACGTCTCGGCCTTGGCGAGCGGTTCCTGCTCCAGCGCGAAGGCGCCGCTCTCCACGATCGCGCGCTGGAACAAGCCCTTGGAGCTGCGGGAGGTGACGTGCGCGAGGACGGACAGGCCGCCCGCTGATTCACCGGCGATCGTGACGTTGTGCGGGTCGCCGCCGAACTGGGCGATGTTGCGCTGCACCCAGCGGAGGGCGGCTTGCTGGTCCATCAGGCCGTAGTTGCCGGCCGATGCCAGGGCGGGGTGGACGAGGAAGCCCAAGGCGCCGAGGCGGTAGTTGATGGTCACGACGACCGCGCCGGCCTTCGCAAGCTTTGTGCCGTCGTAGTTGGAGCCGGTGTCTCCGACCAGGCCGCCGCCGTGGATCCAGACGATGACCGGGCGCTTGGTGGCAGAGTGAAGGGCCGGCGTTGAGACGTTGAGGTAGAGGCAGTCCTCGGATACTTGAGCGGGCGTCACCACGCTAGGTGCCTGCGGACAGCCTGGTCCGTACGACGTCGCGTCGCGCACGCCTCGCCAACTCGCCGCGGGCTGCGGCGGCTGCCATCGGAGCTTCCCGGTCGGAGCCGCAGCAAACGGCAGCCCACGAAACGAGTAAGTGCCGTCAACACTCACACCACGCACAACCCCATTGCCCGTTGCAACAACCGGAGCAGAGGCGGGTGGGGTGGCGTCGGCAGTGGGTAGACCGATCGTGGCGATTGTCAGGGAGGCGGCGGCGAGGAGGATGCGGATGATTCTCACGGCGACCACTCTTCAGCGCGCGACTACCCGTCGCCCCAGGGAGAGTCCCTGGTTCAGGCCGCGGACTCCCTGGGGGTCTGCCAGTCGGCGGGACCGTCGGACCCGGCCTCGTACTCCTCCAGCGGGACCTCGTCGGCGTGCCAGGCGGCCAGCACCGGCTCGACGATCTCCCAGCAGCGCTCGGCGACGTCACCGCGCACCGACAGCAGCGGGTCGCCGCGCAGGATTCCGTTCAGCACCTCGCCGTACGGAAGCACCGACGACGACGGCAGCGTCGCGTCCAGGAAGACCTGACCCATCGTGTACGGGCCGTCGACGCCGAGCGCCGGAACGGACAGGGACAGCTCCCCCGGGTTCAGACCGATCCGCAGGGTCTCGCCGTCGCGTCCGCCGTGCAGGCCGGACGGCAGGTGACGCAGCGGCTTGAACTTGATCACGATCTCCTTGCGCGCCGCACCGAGCGCCTTGCCCGAGCGCAGCGTGAACGGGACACCGGCCCAGCGGTTCGTGCCCACCTCGACCGTCACCTCGGCCAGCGTGTCAGTCTCCCGATCCGGGTCCACACCCGCTTCACCGGCGTACGACGGTACGACGCGACCGTTCGCGACGCCCGCTGTGTACCGCGCCCGCCTGCTCGCCTCGACCGCGGAGCCGCGGTACAGACGCGTACTGCGCAGTGCGCGAGCCATCTCGCTGCGCACCTCGACCGCGTCCATCGTGGCCGGCGCGTCCATCGCAAGCAGGGCGAGCACGAGCAGCAGGTGGCTCTGGATCATGTCCACCAGCGCGCCCGCGTTGTCGTAGTACTGCGCGCGACCCTCCAGGCCGAGCGTCTCGTCGTACACGATCTCGACGCTCTCGATGTGTTCGGCGTTCCAGACCGGCTCGAACAGGCGGTTCGCGAACCGCAGGCCGATCAGGTTCAGGACTGCGGTGCGGCCGAGGAAGTGGTCGACACGGTGCACGTTCTCCTCGGGGACGAGCGAGCCGACGAGCTTGTTCAGCGCGGCCGCCGACGCGGAGTCGGTGCCGAACGGCTTCTCGAACGCCAGTTCGGTTCCCTCCGGGAGCTCGACCCGCTGGAGCGTCTCGACGATCGCGGTCGTCACGGCCGGCGGCAGCGAGAAGTACAGCACCGGAGCCGGACCGGCGAGCTCGAGGAGCGTCCGCAGGTGCGCGGCGTCCCGTGGATCACCGGCGACGTACTCCGTAGTTGCCAGGGTCTCCGCCGCAACCGGTCCGATCTCGCCTTGGGACTCGAAGGCCGTCCGGACGCGATCCGTCCACTCCTCCGCCGCGAGCGGGGACCGGCCGGTGCCGATGATCCGCACAGCGGTGGCGCGCGTGCCGGCGAGCAGACTGCCCAGGCCGGGCAGCAGCAACCGGGAGCTCAGATCGCCGCTGGCGCCGAAGATGACGACGGTACGTTGAATCAACACGGTCAAACTCAACCACGTGAGCGGCAACCGCATTCCCCTACCCGACGGTTGTCTCGAAGGTTGGGTACGGCGTGTCCGGCAGGCCGAGGTTGCGCCAGACGAAACGCGGGACCCAGCCCAGGAAACCGCGCAGGTACGCGGAGCAGAACGCGATCGCGGGCTGGCTGTGCTCCCCCGGCGTGAACCAGACCCAGTCCTCCACGATCCGGAACGGCGCGCCCGGCGTCACCATCAGGTACTCCATCTGGCGCGGATGAATCACGTCGTACGCGAACTTGGTGTCCGCCGAGCTGACCGCGAACCGGTCGTTGAACGCCTGGCTCTCGAAGCTGATGCCGTCGCGGAAACCCTTCGGCCCGACGCTGAGCTGCGGCATCCGGGCCGGCAACTGGAAGCCGAGGATCGCCTCGGAGTGATAGTCGACCACGGTCCGGGTCTGCGAGTTGCCGTTGCTGTCGGTGTACGACTCGGTGTGCGAGGTCTTCCAGTGGTGCTTGAACGCGACGAACGGCGGCCCGTCACCGTCTCGCCCCCGGATCACCTCGTCGGTGCGGTGACCGTAACCGCCGCGGCGGACCGGCGTGTACTGCAGCAGGTTGTCGTCGACGCCGATCCAGTACCAGTCCGGGTGATGGTAGAACCGCAGCCGCGGCTCCGGCTCCGGCTGGATCCAGTGGTCGAGCGGCGTCGCGTCGATCGCCGCCGCGATCGCGCCGAGCTGCTCCAGCCACGGACCGAGCTGATCGAGCTCCTTGCGGGGCGGATTCAGTACGACGATCTGGTCGCCGTCGACGCCGAGGTTCACACCGGGTTGCGCGGCCGCCAGCGCGTTCAGCTGCACGCACAGCGCCGACGTCATCACCTCGTGCGCGAACGCGGGATCCATCGCGCCGACCTGCCATCCCGGCCCGAGCTGCGCCGGAGCGACAACGCCGTGCGCCAGAACGCCGTACCGCGGTGCTGTCTCGCCGCCCGTGACCCACAGCTCCGGCAGCCGACGCGACAGCGTCACCATGCCGACCCAGCCCGACCAGTACGCCGACTTGTACTCGATCACCTGGAACGGCCGGCCGGTCGAGGTCAGCCCGGTGATCTGGTCGTCCGGTTTGCGCACGAAACCGACCCCGAACGGCGGATTGCTCAGCCGCGCCACCGCGTCGAACGCCGGGCTGTCGACGAAGCTCCAGCCACGCTGCCGGATCGACCCGATGTACTGCTGCCGGCGGACGAGCGCGACGATCCCCCACACGATCGCAGCCACGACCAGCAGCACTGCGATCACCATCAAGACGATCAAACCGCTCACGTGTGCCTCCCCGATCCGGCTGCCTGCACACCGGACGATAACGCCGGAACAGGATCAGGCCAGGGCACTCGGCAGCGGTTCGGCATGGATGATCTGCAGGCGGCTGACCGCTCGGGTGAGCACGACGTACAGGCGGTGCAGGCCGCGGGGCTCCGCAGCGACGATGTGGGCAGGCTCGGCGACCACGACCGCGTCGAACTCCAGGCCCTTGGCCAGCGTGGCCGGCACGCACACCAGGCGCACGGTGTCGATCTCGTCGTCGGTCTCGCCGATCAGGGCCACCTCGAGCCCGGCCGCCGCGATCGCGTCCCGCAGCGCCACGACCTGATCATCCGCCGCGATCAGCGCCACCGACCCTTCGCCTTCGAGCGCCGCCCGGCACTCGGCAACCACCTGGTCGGCGAACGTGGACGCGTCGGCCGGCACGACGCTCAGCGCATTGGCAACCGTCCGTACGCCGGTCGGCGTGCCGAGCGTCGGCGCGATCTCGGGCAGCAGCTTCGCCGCGAAGCTGATGATCTGCTCCGGCACCCGGAACCCACGGTCGAGCTCGACCGTGACGCCGTCGCCCTTGTCGAGATGGCCGAGGACGCGGTCCCAGGATCCGGCGGCCCACGGCGTCGTCGCCTGCGCGAGATCGCCGAGCACCGTGGCCGATCCCGTGCGGCAGCGCCGCCCGAGCGCCCGCAGCTGCATCGCCGACAGGTCCTGTGCCTCGTCCAGGACGAGATGCCCGAGAGATCCGGTACGCCGCTCGATCAGGTCCTCGATCTCGTCGAGCAGGACGGTGTCCGCGAACGACCACTTCGCCGACTTCCACCCGCGCGGCGGCTTCGGCCACAACAACGCCGTACGCTCCTCGTCCGTCAGGCCGGGGGCCGCGGCGGCCAGGAAGTCCGCGTCCGCGAGGAGCCGATGCAGGACCTGCTCGGGAAAGACGCGCGGCCAGACCGAGTCGAGGACGTCCTTCACAGGCTTCGACCGCGCGACCGCGTTCTGCACGCGGTCGTCCGGGGACTCGGCGCGCTCCTCCATCCGGACCAGCACGACGTGCGCGATCCGTTGCGCGAGCGCGTTCCGCCCGGGCGCGTACCGGGTCGATTCGCGCAGGTCCGACACGATGTCGACGACCTCGTAGTCGTGCACCCGGTAGCGCCGGGATCCCTTGCTGTAAACGACTCCCTCGGTCGGCATACCGACGTACGACCACAACGCGCGGCGCAGTACGTCGGCCATCCGAGCGTCGCCCTTCAGTCGCTCGGCCTCCGTTGCGTCGGTGGCCGCGGTGGGGCGGGTGAGCAGCTCGTCGATGGTGATCTGCCGTACGTCGACCTCGCCCAGCGCGGGCAGGACCTTGCGGATGTACGACAGGAACGACCGGTTCGGGCCGACGATCACGACACCGCCGCGACCGAGGCGTTCGCGTTCGGTGTAGAGCAGGTACGCGACGCGGTGCAGGCCGACCGCGGTCTTGCCCGTGCCGGGAGCACCCTGCACGCAGACGCTCGGGTGCAGCGGCGCGCGGACCAGGTCGTCCTGCTCGGGCTGGATCGTGGCCACGATGTCGCGCATCGGGCCGGTGCGCGGCCGTTCGATCTCGGACCGCAGGAACTTGTCCGCCTGATCCGACACGACGGCACCGGTCAGCGGTTCGTCCTCGAACCCGGTCAGGTCGGCGTGGTCGGAGAATCCGTACCGCCGGCGCATCACGACCCGGCGCCGGTCGCTGGGCGTCGCGCGGTAGAACGGCACCGACACCGGCGCGCGCCAGTCGATCACCAGCGGTACGCCGGACCCGTCGTGGACGTGCCGGCGGCCGATGTAGATCTGGTCCAGGTCCTCGATCGTGCCGTACTCGTAGTCGAGCCGGCCGAAGAACAGCGGTACGTCGGGCAGGTCGAGGAGCGCGTGCGTCCGCATCTCCTTGGCCCGCTGGTTGGCCTCGTTGGTGAAGCGTTCGTCGTTGTCCTCGCCGCCGATGATCTGGACGTCACGGTCCACGACCTCGGCGTACATCTTGCTGAGTGCGGTGCGGGCAGTGTCCAGGAAGGCGCGTTCGGACGCTAATTCAGGTTCGACCATCGGTGAGAGCCTCGAATCGTGAGCTGGGTCCCGCCCCGGAGCAGATCCATCCGGTTCGATTCGATCCCGAAAAGACAGACCGGCGACGTTACCACCGGGCCCGGTGGGCAGCCACCGATTTATTTCAGCCAGTCGGGCGTATGCGCGGCGTCCCGGGGAAAGGCGGCCAGATCGGCCGGGTAGATCGCCCAGTCGACAGGGATCGACCACGCCGGCTCGCTGTCGTAGTCGAAGTCGGTCGCGAAGTGCCCGGTCGACGTAACCGTCACCTTCGCCGTGAGCCAGGTGCCCTTGCCTGGCTGGTACATCTCGCGCCGGAGCTCCTCGAAATGATCCTCGAGACCGTCGGGCAGCGTCTCCAGTTGGGTCTCCCCCGACGGCAGCACCACGTCGGCGTCGAGTTCGGCGTACGACGTGGTTGCCCGGTAGACCGCGCTGACCTCACGCCACTCGGCCGGCAGATCCGCGACCAGGGCGCGGGCGATCGTGTCGATGACACCGATCTCGCTCATACCTCCGCCTCGCTACGCTCGGCTCCGGCATGAGCGAGATGCTCGGCTCTACCCATTGTTCGCTCGCTGCGCTCGCTCATGCGCGCTCCCGGGATGTTGCCGGTTTGGTCTCTCTGAAGATACGCCGCGGGGAGTGCTCGCCGTCGTGGCGGTCCACGACGGTGCGGGACGACGGCCGATCCGTCGTACGGTTCGCGTGCCGGACGTCGATGGCGGCGTGCACCTGGATGCCGGAGGCGCGCATCGCCTGCCAGGTCTGCTCCATCGCTCGCCAGTTCTTGCTTCCGGCCTGCGCCCGGTTCTGCTCCTGCGACTGCGCGGTGAGGTTGATCGACTCGCCCGGGCCGTCGAACACCGTCGCGAAGAGGTGGCCGCCGTCGTCGTTCGGTTGCCGATCCGGCTCTCCGGCCTCCCGTTGGGCACTTGCGTTACGGCGGTCGTCGTTCTCTTCGGTCGGCAGCCACCCCAGCCAGCCCTCGGCGTGGGCCACCCGCCCGGCCTTGTCGGTGGCGTACAGGTACCGGTTGTCGACGACGTACACGGCCGACGGCTCGACCTTCATCAGGTCGGCGTTCCAGTGGCCGACCCGCCCGGACTCCTCCTTGTGCACCGGCAGGCCGGCGTACTTCTCCGGCACCACCGGTACGTCGTCCGGGCCGTAACCGACCGCGCGGACATCGGCCGGATCGGCGGGTTGCTCGATCCGGGCCGACGCCCGCGGTCGTTCTGGCATGTCGTAGTTCTACACGACAGTTCTGAACTTGTGGTGACTTGCGCGTGTCAGCCGTCGTTCTCGGCGGCCGGGATGACCGCGCCCGGAACGTTCTGCGGAGCGACGATCTGGGCCTCACCCGGATACGGCAGGGACCAGTTGTGCGCCTCGTACCAGTTGTAGTGGTTCATCTGGGCAGGGTTCGCGAAGTCGGCGCGAGCGTTCGGGCCGGTGGTCCGCTGCTGGTCCTTCCACGCCGACCACTGCGCCGCCATCGACTCCATACCGGCCGGGACGGTCACCGTCGGGGCCGCCGCGACGGCCGGGTTCTGCGCGGCCGGTACGTCGACACCGCAGGGCGGCGGGGTCTGCAGGCCGTCGGTCAGCGCGACCCGGTTCGGCAGCACGTTGAACGGCGTGTAGTTCGGCTTGCTGGTGAACGCGCCGTACATCGGAGTAGCCGCGGTGTCCTTCTGGTTCATCGGCTTCATCCCGAGGATCTGCTCGATCGTCCGGATCATCGTGATCTGCGTGTAGTAGTGGCTGTCGACCGCACCGTGCTGCGCGTACGGGCTGATGATCTGGATCGGCGCCCGGTGACCGTCGACGTGGTCGAGACCCGCCTGCGAGTCGTCCTCGACGACGAAGATCGCCGAGTCCTTCCAGTACTTGCTGTGCGTGATCTGGTCGACGATCCGGCCGGTGGCCAGATCGTTGTCCGCGACCTGTGCCGGACCGTTGGCCGGACCACCGGTGTGGTCGTTGGACAGCCAGAACATGTTCAGGTTCGCCGGACCGTTCTTGAGGAAGTCCTTGCGCCAGATCTCGGTCTTGTAGATGTCCGGGACGCTGGTGTCGAACTGCGGGAAGCCCTGCACCGACACGCTGTTCAGGGACGGGATCGCCGACCCGACCGTGATCGGGTACTTGGGGGCTGCCCCGGTCGCGATGATGTTCTTCGTGTCGCAGTAGTAGTTCTGCCACGTCCCGTCGGCCGGCTTCTGCTCGATCGACAGGAACTCGCCGAAGTTCTTCACCGACTTGCCGGCCGCCTGCACGCCGGTCCAGAGGAAGCCGCTCTTCTGGTGGCCGAGAGCATCGTTCTCGGTGTCGTAGCTGCGCAGGTACTCACCGGCCGAGGACTCGCTGTACTCCGGGTTGTCGGCCTGCATCAGCCAGTTGTGGCCCTCGGCCGAGTTCGTGCCGATGTCGTAGGTGTTGTCGTACAGCCCGAACTGCTTGGCCAGCGCGTGCTGGTTCGGCGTGACGTTCTCGCCGTACTGCGCCAGCGCCGGGTCGCCGTTACCCTCCGGGATATCGCCGTACAGCTGGTCGTAGGTCCGGTTCTCCTTGACGATCAGGAAGACGTGCTTGATCGTCGACGGGTCGCCGAGCTTCGCCGGAACCGGCACCGGCTTGCGGTGACCCTTGTCCGTGGCGATCTGGGCGGAGCCCTTCGTCCAGCCGTTCTGGTCGAAGACCGTCTGCGTGTACTTCTTGATCGCCTGGTCGTCCGGCAACTGGAACTTGGTCAGGCTCGACGTGGTGTCGTGCGTGCTGTGCCCCGCGGCCGTCGTCTCGCGGCGGGCGTCGACGCCTCGGGTGTTGGACACCACGATGTCCTTACCCACCTGCGCGAGCTCGGCCGGGAAGTAGTCGGTCGGCAGCAGGCCGACGTAGCTGACCGGCTCGAGCGGGCTGCGGTACTTGTAGACCGCGACCGCGTTCGCACGACCGAGCGACACCAGCAGGTGACCGTCGTCGGTCAACGTCGCGCCGTCGGGCTCGTAGCCGACCGAGGCCTCCGGCCACGGCTGGGTCGCGATGGTCTGGGTGACCTTGTCCCACTGGGTGTTGATCACCGACACCGTGTTGCTCGCGGTGTTCG
This Kribbella sp. NBC_00482 DNA region includes the following protein-coding sequences:
- a CDS encoding immunity protein YezG family protein encodes the protein MSEIGVIDTIARALVADLPAEWREVSAVYRATTSYAELDADVVLPSGETQLETLPDGLEDHFEELRREMYQPGKGTWLTAKVTVTSTGHFATDFDYDSEPAWSIPVDWAIYPADLAAFPRDAAHTPDWLK
- a CDS encoding carboxylesterase/lipase family protein — its product is MRIIRILLAAASLTIATIGLPTADATPPASAPVVATGNGVVRGVSVDGTYSFRGLPFAAAPTGKLRWQPPQPAASWRGVRDATSYGPGCPQAPSVVTPAQVSEDCLYLNVSTPALHSATKRPVIVWIHGGGLVGDTGSNYDGTKLAKAGAVVVTINYRLGALGFLVHPALASAGNYGLMDQQAALRWVQRNIAQFGGDPHNVTIAGESAGGLSVLAHVTSRSSKGLFQRAIVESGAFALEQEPLAKAETFGKDFAAKVGCPDQSADCLRKVPVQRLVDNISTATALIPGVVDGAVLKESIGTALAAGRFNHVTILNGSNHDEEALFTLGGRVVSRGYNVPYTSPVTAANYESNIATALRVSPTQAAAIAKEYPLSAYATPDKAFGTLVGDATFACGAAQVNKWTARRVPTYGYEFNDDTAPFLFAPPGLLSVATHGSEMWYLFDLPNAPFPVPLNAEQTVLADSMRAAWVNFAKTGNPSTPSTYWPASGHTGRVLSLAPPAPQLSTDFAARHHCATFAQNLDKVK
- a CDS encoding glucose-6-phosphate dehydrogenase, which codes for MLIQRTVVIFGASGDLSSRLLLPGLGSLLAGTRATAVRIIGTGRSPLAAEEWTDRVRTAFESQGEIGPVAAETLATTEYVAGDPRDAAHLRTLLELAGPAPVLYFSLPPAVTTAIVETLQRVELPEGTELAFEKPFGTDSASAAALNKLVGSLVPEENVHRVDHFLGRTAVLNLIGLRFANRLFEPVWNAEHIESVEIVYDETLGLEGRAQYYDNAGALVDMIQSHLLLVLALLAMDAPATMDAVEVRSEMARALRSTRLYRGSAVEASRRARYTAGVANGRVVPSYAGEAGVDPDRETDTLAEVTVEVGTNRWAGVPFTLRSGKALGAARKEIVIKFKPLRHLPSGLHGGRDGETLRIGLNPGELSLSVPALGVDGPYTMGQVFLDATLPSSSVLPYGEVLNGILRGDPLLSVRGDVAERCWEIVEPVLAAWHADEVPLEEYEAGSDGPADWQTPRESAA
- a CDS encoding X2-like carbohydrate binding domain-containing protein, whose protein sequence is MTRSVRSRVLRAALAGLVVAGLLPAGLSTSTAAPAPPTTSVTTATELPGPAGDKAALPYMGWSSYSMQVYNPNGGSWITADQLIAQSDAMHAKLQPYGYEYINIDAGWNDGIDEYGRPTPSKKLYPNGLQAVIDHIHANGQKVGLYAIPGVSKAVIDAKLPIYGAPGCTTGDLPVLPLQKGDYWGIGYRIDFSKPCAQKYIDSIADLFGSWGLDFLKFDSVTPGSGISDLSVDARDDVKAWSQALKRNNIWFELSWALDINYADYWKQYANGWRIDWDVECYCTGTALTAWPNISRLFPKLAEWWRHAGPGGWNDLDSLDVGNGQMDGMTKDERRTAATLWAVSAAPMYVGNDMTRLDSYGLELLTNREVIAVNQAGRPAHPLSMKTNRQTWFALNPDSSYTVALFNLGQTDADMTVNFADLGLSGAGKVRDLWARKDVGTFASSFTAKDVPIHGVRLLKVTPQKNSAISVNDDDLRVSYDGAWQRNTNYEVPAVSQALTVGVTDSSAKTAAADLPTRTVEINNNSPEIVYSGNWNYSSGRGLGDYQDDVQWTEGNGDAFSYSFVGTGVDYVTETDPGQGDVDIYIDGEFKQTVSTYLDPAQGHNKPQQVVYSVSDLPNGSHTIRAVKKSGQFMLLDKLNIRQESLLNPDTAAFDKNAPADVSVQLGRDPGELDGIAKAGQDGAELVKGTDYTVAGNAVTISKAYLANLPVGNTALDVRFRGDYRDDIHATKADGASVSLTFTGTGVAWSTALAPDQGDADVYVDGKLVRRVNLHNDTRVTNRTVFTATGLKNAQHVVRIVKVNGDVLRNDAIRYTIAK
- a CDS encoding HelD family protein yields the protein MVEPELASERAFLDTARTALSKMYAEVVDRDVQIIGGEDNDERFTNEANQRAKEMRTHALLDLPDVPLFFGRLDYEYGTIEDLDQIYIGRRHVHDGSGVPLVIDWRAPVSVPFYRATPSDRRRVVMRRRYGFSDHADLTGFEDEPLTGAVVSDQADKFLRSEIERPRTGPMRDIVATIQPEQDDLVRAPLHPSVCVQGAPGTGKTAVGLHRVAYLLYTERERLGRGGVVIVGPNRSFLSYIRKVLPALGEVDVRQITIDELLTRPTAATDATEAERLKGDARMADVLRRALWSYVGMPTEGVVYSKGSRRYRVHDYEVVDIVSDLRESTRYAPGRNALAQRIAHVVLVRMEERAESPDDRVQNAVARSKPVKDVLDSVWPRVFPEQVLHRLLADADFLAAAAPGLTDEERTALLWPKPPRGWKSAKWSFADTVLLDEIEDLIERRTGSLGHLVLDEAQDLSAMQLRALGRRCRTGSATVLGDLAQATTPWAAGSWDRVLGHLDKGDGVTVELDRGFRVPEQIISFAAKLLPEIAPTLGTPTGVRTVANALSVVPADASTFADQVVAECRAALEGEGSVALIAADDQVVALRDAIAAAGLEVALIGETDDEIDTVRLVCVPATLAKGLEFDAVVVAEPAHIVAAEPRGLHRLYVVLTRAVSRLQIIHAEPLPSALA
- a CDS encoding bifunctional YncE family protein/alkaline phosphatase family protein codes for the protein MPLVTAGATAVAVTLAGTAVASTTGFGHDQVGQVTDKGQVISSDQYLKPLGDRLVLQKGKIMSSSVSPDGSHLAASVTDGGMALAIIDLKSWKVQQYIGNNAAADLKIPGNDVGQEGPTYSPDGSQVWLGQTDGYRKFTVNPDGSLANPTFVSIPADGAKHSLAAEAVFSADGSTVYSAVNGQNRVVAIDTASGAITQSWATGNAPRDLVMVGDKLYVSNEGGRTAKAGDTTINSYGTDVVANQNAITTTGTVSVIDLKNPSAAVASIPVGLHPTALYAKNGAVFVTNTASNTVSVINTQWDKVTQTIATQPWPEASVGYEPDGATLTDDGHLLVSLGRANAVAVYKYRSPLEPVSYVGLLPTDYFPAELAQVGKDIVVSNTRGVDARRETTAAGHSTHDTTSSLTKFQLPDDQAIKKYTQTVFDQNGWTKGSAQIATDKGHRKPVPVPAKLGDPSTIKHVFLIVKENRTYDQLYGDIPEGNGDPALAQYGENVTPNQHALAKQFGLYDNTYDIGTNSAEGHNWLMQADNPEYSESSAGEYLRSYDTENDALGHQKSGFLWTGVQAAGKSVKNFGEFLSIEQKPADGTWQNYYCDTKNIIATGAAPKYPITVGSAIPSLNSVSVQGFPQFDTSVPDIYKTEIWRKDFLKNGPANLNMFWLSNDHTGGPANGPAQVADNDLATGRIVDQITHSKYWKDSAIFVVEDDSQAGLDHVDGHRAPIQIISPYAQHGAVDSHYYTQITMIRTIEQILGMKPMNQKDTAATPMYGAFTSKPNYTPFNVLPNRVALTDGLQTPPPCGVDVPAAQNPAVAAAPTVTVPAGMESMAAQWSAWKDQQRTTGPNARADFANPAQMNHYNWYEAHNWSLPYPGEAQIVAPQNVPGAVIPAAENDG
- a CDS encoding DNA/RNA non-specific endonuclease — translated: MPERPRASARIEQPADPADVRAVGYGPDDVPVVPEKYAGLPVHKEESGRVGHWNADLMKVEPSAVYVVDNRYLYATDKAGRVAHAEGWLGWLPTEENDDRRNASAQREAGEPDRQPNDDGGHLFATVFDGPGESINLTAQSQEQNRAQAGSKNWRAMEQTWQAMRASGIQVHAAIDVRHANRTTDRPSSRTVVDRHDGEHSPRRIFRETKPATSRERA